In Pseudophryne corroboree isolate aPseCor3 chromosome 2, aPseCor3.hap2, whole genome shotgun sequence, the sequence GGCCTCCAATGCGAGCAGCTCACCCTCTCTGTACCCCACCACTATCAGCGCCACTCCCATAAGAGGCAACATCTCCGCGCGTCTTTTTAGCCGTCCCGTTACACCCCATTCATCGTCCAGGAACACTCCTTACAGTACTGCTACCGTGCTTCCAAATCTGTACATACAAAATCGTGATCCATGCACGGATCAACTCAGAGGTGGCACGTACATTGCTCCACTGCGCCCGACATCACCGCttacatccaactcagaatcaggccatacaTTATGTAATAGTCACTATATTGTATATCAGGCGTGTTCAATAAGTTTCCGGATTTGCAGTGAAAAGGTAGAATAGACACAATCTTGTGAAATTACAAGGCATCgaaccatatataagcagcactgtacAGCTAAGAAGTCAGcaggttcacttccttcacaaactccttACGAGTCTCACCAGAGACCACTGGAGAGACATGACCTTCTATGACTACAacagtggtctgcgacagcaggaagGTTTTGACTGCGGCTTGCTGTTGGGATGGACGCACCGTCCCCCACCACTgcgtttcagtgatttgcagaattTCGGCACAGGACACCCGTGTCCTACATCACGGAGGACAAAATTGCTGCTGTGCGGGCAatagttgaggtggacgccagggtgaccatggcccagttagaggaGATGGACATCTCATTGACATCCATCAGCTTGATACTCCCAGAAATGTTTGGCCAGAGCCAGGATTCTGTACCCTGGGTACACCATAGGCTGACTCGAGTGCAGAGGGAAGCTTGGTTGACTTGGTggtgcaacatgctggccaggtttgacgacggtcactcaaactctgtctgggagatcaccagtggtgatgaatcctggatctccaGTTTCAACCCGGAGACCGAACATCAGTTGCAGGTGCGCCATCACAGAAGTTCTAAGGTGATCGCATTGtgaccaagcagatggtggctgtcttTGTggtcaagactggtcatgtagctacagtACCACTCGCACAGCACCGTCACTGAGGACTGGTACGTCAACCAATGcctactgcaagtgctggaagccattttcaTGCGCCTTCAAAAATCGCacttgtggtgcccttctccatcatgacaatgcatcTGCCCACAAGTCTAGGAAAGAGGTGGAgtttctggcccatgaatgcatccaggagaTTGGTCATCCGCCGTACAGTTCAGACCTAGCCCTCTATGACCTCTTTGAGTTCCCACAAATCATGGGCAAGATGCGTGGGATTGGTTTGTGTCATTTGAAGCTGCAGTTGAGACCTTCATCCAgcttgtagaagacatacctgctccagactgatacagctgcttcacaAAGTAGTTTTAGTGCATCCAACTTTACAAAGACTTCACTGGAGaatactttaaaaaaatgtcatgTTCACTTAttggtaaatataatactttttctgCATCCGGAAACTAGCCAATTATTACCTGCTCTGACATTACTGCCATCTGACTGCTCTATAGCTACATATATAGTTATGGCAAGACACAAGAATAAGTTTGAAAAAGATGTAATGTTTAGTACATATCAGTACAGTGAAAGTTAGGTTTAATTGTAATATTTATGCAACTTGCTATTTATATACTATACAATTACACGCAATGTATCCGTTATACACCCCAATCCCGCTGCTGTCTCACCTGAGCTGGTGGGATCagggacgggctcctcttccttacaCTGCGGGTGATACACCCCGTGTCCCGGCTCATCCTGTCATACAAGGGCAGAAATATTATTACACCGAGCGTCTATACCAGGAGGATACACAGGATAAGGATATGAGAGTAACATAATGCAGAAGAGATAATGCAGCCAGTCCCGCTACCTGATAATCCTCTATGACAATCCGGTTCTCTTCCTTTATATAATCCCCAGAGTACAGAGGGGTCTCACATCGTCCTGGGGGGCTTCTAGAGCTACACTCACCTGCGGGGACAACAATGACAGCCATATAGCAATGCTTAGTAATAACAGCAGAACATATCACTGCACAGGGTCACCTGTCACTAGGGCTCGGGTGTAAATCACAGCCCTGCACCGTTACGTGTATCTgggtgggatgtcaccccctgagggTCATCATGACCAGTGACACTGGGGGAAGAATTTATCATCAAACCTTCCACCAGCCCCCAGCATCCGATAGATCGTGATCAGATGTCAGCTGGAATTGTCAGTCGCTTTGGACCCACATGCAGAGGGAATGGAGGCCAATTAGGTGCCAACTGCAGTGATCAGTAACAGCCAAACAGCCAGGAGAGGGGCGGAGAGAAGTGACAGGATAGAATCACACCCCCTGAGAGACGTCCTCTTACCCACTGAGTCACGCAGCTGCGGAGGGTCCATTACAACGTCATTGTGTCCGCCTGAATAGTCCCACTCTGTCACAGAGAACGAGACCTCCACATCCTTACACTTCCCAGGCACCTGCAGCATAGGAGAGCTGGTCACATGACTTACCCCCACACCTAGGAGTACAGTGTATTACATTCCACTGCAAGGCACAATGGCAGACGATGGGTCAGGGATCAATTACCGAGTGCGTCCTGACCAATCACCAGTGCTCCAGTGATGTATCAGTATTATTACACTTTAGCACAACATAAATTAGTTACCAATCAAACGCCTGCATAGAATTTATTAGAAGACAACGAAAAAACAAACCCACTATTATCCATGGAATTATACAGCTATATGTACAATGAGAGCGCTCACCTTTCCTGTCTCTCTGTGATATACCTCAGTAGGTGGCTGGATATTCCGGTCACGTCTCCTCTCCCCTGTTGGCGCATGAGGCTGAGCCTCCGTGTTTGGACTCTGGGTGCCGCTGCTTCTGTCTGACACAGAGGGGCCGCCGATGTCTGTCACCTGGTCACCCGACTTTCTCACAACAATGAAATCCTATGAGAGCACCAATATGTAAGATGCCGCCCtatgtatataatacagtaacACCCTCATATACAGCAAACTAATCCCAGCTGTATATAGGCGGATAGCAGCCCTGCACCATCTCTGTGTAACACAGGCTGTATGTATATATGGATGTAACCATAAGAGGCAGAAGACACACACAGAGGGATCTGCCTGCTCCTACCCACAATTCCTGGGGGCCACTGCTGTATCTCTGTGGGAAAATGTCACTTTATAGCATAAACCCCTGAAGAAGACTTGTCGTGTATAACAGACATGTGACAGGAAAGTGACGCCTCTTATAGCCAGACACAGGAGAGAGTGGAAGACATAGAGGGAAATGGCGGCGAcctgtactgtgtgttgtacaactAACATGGTGGGAGGAAGAAGTATATCATACAGTACACCGACTGCCCACACATGATGGAAGTAGCCAACTAGAGGTCTGAATTAATATACAAAGACATGAGGCATGTCTGACACTTATGTGCCTCGTGCCTCAGAGCTATTATCACAGATTCATAGTGAACTGATGGGTTACATTATAATAAGAGCTTGTTcagaccacaaaatggctgcctgcatGGTATACTGACAGGAGGTGCACTATAATGGAAAGAATGCCAGCTGCTACTACCCCGGGCACTGTGCCCCTGTAGTTCCGCTAGTAAACAGAACAGTGAGGTATCTAGCGCCTCTCACCTCTCTAGTCAGCAGACAGATAATCTCCATGGTGAGACTCAGCAGCTTGTCTATGATCAGGTCTTTGTTTCTGTCACTCAGTAGCGAGTGCCGGATATGTTCTAGGACCTGGACCTCCATGGCTGGTCTTCAGGTGACGTCTCCTAAGGGAAGGGAATACAATGTTCTGTCAGCTCCATatatgtcatttgctcccatagtcTCTGCCACATAGAGGGAGCCGCATCGCCCATCTATTCCGGGCACAGAAGACATCAGGGTCACTTACTGCACTATACACCATCTGTAATGTAGGAATTATGGAatttccccgcagctcctgagtgtAACAAAAGCATGGAGGCCTCTTATAGCATCCTCTAACATGGCCGCATCATCAGCTCTTCTCCGGCAGCCATTTTACTTTTCTTTTATAAGAAGCTTAAATCTACAAATATATATGGACATGTAACtggtgggggaggtgtggccagtgGGGGATGCGCTCAGATGTTATCATTCTTTCTCAGAGTGAGCTGGAGAAACCCTCCTGACACCCCCTATTCTATGTCAGGGTGAGCTGTAAATGACGGGCGAGTTAGTGGAAGAGCTGGGCCTCTTTCTTCGCAAAGCTTCCCAAAATGGCAGCCACAGTCTTGAACTGGATAAAACAGGGACATCAGATCTGGTGGACAGCACAGCAGGAACACAGAATGCCTCCTCCAAATGTCTGCAGATCAATTCCCTCCAGACTCACCAGCACCTGCTGAACTACATAGACCAGAGGCTCCCAAACTTTTTTCTTGGAGAGCCGcactaagaaaataagaatttacttaccgataattctatttctcggagtccgtagtggatgctggggttcctgaaaggaccatggggaatagcggctccgcaggagacagggcacaaaagtaaagctttccgatcaggtggtgtgcactggctcctccccctatgaccctcctccagactccagttagatactgtgcccggacgagcgtacacaataagggaggaattttgaatcccgggtaagactcataccagccacaccaatcacactgtacaacctgtgatctgaacccagttaacagtatgataacaggggagcctctgaaaagatggctcacaataacactaacccgatttagttagcaataactatgtacaagtattgcagataatccgcacttgggatgggcgcccagcatccactacggactccgagaaatagaattatcggtaagtaaattcttattttctctatcgtcctagtggatgctggggttcctgaaaggaccatggggattataccaaagctcccaaacgggcgggagagtgcggatgactctgcagcaccgaatgagagaactccaggtcctcttttgccagggtatcaaatttgtagaattttacaaacgtgttctcccctgaccacgtagctgctcggcagagttgtaatgccgagacccctcgggcagccgcccaagatgagcccaccttccttgtggaatgggcatttacatattttttgctgtggcaagcctgccacagaatgtgcaagctgaattgtactacaaatccaacgagcaatagtctgcttagaagcaggagcacccagcttgttgggtgcacacaggataaacagcaagtcagatttcctgactccagccgacctggaaactatattttcaaggccctgacaacatccagcaacttggagtcctccaagtccctagtagccgcaggtaccacaataagctggttcaggtgaaacgctgacaccaccttagggagaaactggggacgagtccacagctttgctctgtccgaatggacaatcagatatggctttatgagataaagccgccaattctgacactcgcctggccgaggccaggaccaacagcatggtcactttccatgtgagatatatcaaatccacagatttgagttgtttaaaccaatgtgattttaggaatcccaaactacgttgagatcgcccagtgccactggagacatcaaaagggggttgtatatgcagtactcccttaacaacttctggacttcaggaactgaaaccaatttctttctggaagaaaatcgaccggtcgaaatttgaaccttaatggaccccaatttgagacccatatacactcctgtttgcaggaaatgtaggaattaacctagttgaaattcttccgtggagccttcctggcctcacaccatggaacatattttcacctaagcggtgataatgttgtgcggtcacctccttcctggttctgaccagggtagggatgacctcttccggaatgcctttttcccttaggatccggcgttcacccgccctggcgtcaacgcagctgcggtaagtcatggaacagacatgattcttgctgaatcaagatcctttctagtatctcttgaagttccgggtaccaagttcttcttggccaaaccggagccacgagtatagttcttactcctctccttcctatcattctccatacactgggtatgaaaggcagaggagggaacacatacaccgactggtacacccacggtgttaccagagcgtcccagctattgcctgagggtctctagacctggcgcttcatgtgagacgccatcataaccacctttggtctttcccaacggtttacaaacatgtggaaacttccagatgaagttcccacttttccgggtggaattcattcatgctgaggaaatcttcctagttgtccactcccggaatgaacactgctgacagtgttatcacatgatctttcgcccagcgaagaatccttgctgtcattgccctcctgcttcttgtgccgccccgtctgtttacgtgggcgactgccatgatgatgtcctactggatcagcaccggttgactttgaagcagagttcttcctaggctcagagcatcgtacattgcccttagctccagtatattcatgtggagagaaatctccagacttgaccacacttccttggaaatttcttccctgtgtgactgttccccagcctctcaggctggcatccgtggtcaccagaacacagtcctgaatgctgaatgtgctgtcctctagaagatgagcactctgcagcccccacagaagagacacccttgtccttggagacagggttatccgctgatgcatctgaagatgcgatccggaccattcgtccagcaaatccccctgaaaagtttttgcgtgagatctgccgaatggaatcgcttcgtaagaagccaccatttttcccaggactcctgtgcattgatgcactgatacttggcctggttttaggaggtttctgactaggtcggataactccctggctttcccctccaggagaaatacctctttctggactatgcccagaatcattcctaggaacagcagacgtatcatcggaaaacagctgcgatttttggaatatttagaatccactcgtgctgtcgtagaactactttagatagttcttttccgacctccaactgttctctggaaacttgcccctttcaggatatcgtccaagtaagggataattaagatgcctttcttcttttaagaatcatcttttcggccattaccttggtaaaggcccggggtgccgtggataaatcaacggcagcgtctgaaactgatattgacagttctgtatcacgaaccagaggtacccttgttgagaagggcaaatttggacatgaaggtaatccttgatgtccagggacaccatatagtccccttttttccggttctctatcactgctttgagtgactccatcttgatttgaacctttttatgtaagtgttcaaagatttcagatttagactatgtctcaccaagccttctggcttcagtaccacaatatagtgtggaagactaatacccttttccttgttgtaggaggggaactttgattatcacctgctggaaatacagcttgtgaatttttttttttttttttttccaatactgcctccctgtcggagggagccgttggtaaagcaggcttcaggaacctgcgaggaaaaaatgtctcgactctccaatctgtacccctgggataatacttgtacgatctaggggtcaacttgcgagtgatcccactgcgcgctgagactcttgagactacccccccactggtggagggcttcttttcctgggaaggggctgcctgctgcagtctacttccctttcctctatgtctgggcagatatgactggccttttgcccgcttgcccacatgggaacggaaggattgaggctgaaaagacagtgtctttttctgctgagatgtaacttggggtaaaaaggttggatttcccagctgtagccgtggcccccaggtccgatggaccgaccccaaataactccttccctttatacggcaatacttccatgtgccgtatgggatctgtatcacctgaccactgtcgtgtccatgacatcttctcggagatatggacaacgcacttatcttgatgccagagtgcaaatatccctctgtgcatctcgcatacagtatatatatagaatgcatcctattaaatgctctatatcaataaaatatttttagtcagggaattcgaccaagccaacccagcactgcatctccaggctgatggcgatcgctggtcgcagtataaccaccgtatgtgtgtatatactttttaggatatttttccagctgcctatcagctggctccttgagggcggccgtatctggagacggtaacgccacttgataagcgtgtgagcgccttatccaccctaaggggtgtttcccaacgcgccctaacttctggcgggaaagggtataacgccaatatttgctatcggggtaaacccacgcatcatcacacacttcattttattttatctgattcaggaaaaactacaggtagttttttcacttccacataatacccatcttttgtggtacttgtagtatcagaaatatgtaacacctccttcattgcccttaacgtgtggccctaatgag encodes:
- the LOC134996061 gene encoding uncharacterized protein LOC134996061 isoform X6; its protein translation is MEVQVLEHIRHSLLSDRNKDLIIDKLLSLTMEIICLLTREDFIVVRKSGDQVTDIGGPSVSDRSSGTQSPNTEAQPHAPTGERRRDRNIQPPTEVYHRETGKVPGKCKDVEVSFSVTEWDYSGGHNDVVMDPPQLRDSVGECSSRSPPGRCETPLYSGDYIKEENRIVIEDYQDEPGHGVYHPQCKEEEPVPDPTSSGGCSSRNPADPCETPLYSPGCIEEENRTVTQEYQDEPGHVIYHRQCKEEAVPAEISPGGCNPTHPADPCDTPLYTPGCMGEENRMISQDYQAVPGDGMCYQQCKEEDVPAEISPATNPSLKWFG
- the LOC134996061 gene encoding uncharacterized protein LOC134996061 isoform X5, whose product is MEVQVLEHIRHSLLSDRNKDLIIDKLLSLTMEIICLLTREDFIVVRKSGDQVTDIGGPSVSDRSSGTQSPNTEAQPHAPTGERRRDRNIQPPTEVYHRETGKVPGKCKDVEVSFSVTEWDYSGGHNDVVMDPPQLRDSVGECSSRSPPGRCETPLYSGDYIKEENRIVIEDYQDEPGHGVYHPQCKEEEPVPDPTSSGGCSSRNPADPCETPLYSPGCIEEENRTVTQEYQDEPGHVIYHRQCKEEAVPAEISPGGCNPTHPADPCDTPLYTPGCMGEENRMISQDYQAVPGDGMCYQQCKEEDVPAEISPGLKKRKRHKLQLYCEE